One genomic region from Gadus morhua chromosome 9, gadMor3.0, whole genome shotgun sequence encodes:
- the commd9 gene encoding COMM domain-containing protein 9 — protein sequence MAAPFDEQFFVSLELLLKSPSKDALRELFSQSYQQVALEGGRLAQRTAEDLDIPFAQAQQLLQCLHSLAHHVVFRGLTRPQQIQDLFPASFHASLKNLITKILLELSPAWRSEAIQTHISLPQLKAFDWRVDMVTSSDSVSRMAVPSCLLSLQLGEDRVVVESSRETLDTMLDGLGRLRQQLALVAGK from the exons ATGGCGGCTCCCTTCGATGAACAGTTTTTTGTTTCTCTGGAACTTCTCCTAAAg tcgcCATCGAAGGATGCGCTGCGGGAGCTGTTCTCCCAGAGCTACCAGCAGGTGGCGCTAGAGGGCGGCCGGCTGGCCCAGCGCACGGCGGAGGACCTCGACATCCCCTTCGCGCAGGCGCAGCAG CTGCTGCAGTGTCTGCACTCTCTCGCCCACCATGTGGTATTCCGCGGTCTGACCCGACCGCAGCAGATCCAGGATCTGTTCCCCGCCTCCTTCCATGCCAGCCTCAAGAACCTGATCACAAAGATCCTCCTGGAGCTCAG CCCTGCTTGGCGCTCAGAGGCCATCCAGACGCACA tctctctccCACAGTTGAAAGCGTTTGATTGGAGGGTGGACATGGTGACGTCATCAGACTCCGTCAGCCGCATGGCCGTACCAAGCTGTCTGCTGAGCCTGCAG ctggggGAGGaccgggtggtggtggagtcgAGCCGTGAGACTCTGGACACAATGCTGGACGGACTGGGACGCCTGAGGCAGCAGCTGGCCCTGGTGGCCGGGAAATAA
- the fcsk gene encoding L-fucose kinase isoform X1 has product MSSLARFELLTEKIGESLRERRFVFSERLVFSKPVRGPCGFRLRISETMLSGPAGFRWTVIILTCQHKDSVYAFQKELDLRQTRGSVGPGTLLLTASDPEERLGSGGATLNALLVAAEHLSARAGHTVVTADVLEHSHILVLHTGRDYPWGGCSRAFSWLAEEAASPRLTAPVCCVDQLLDRLDTQICPGSPPGVWVCSTDMLLSLPLDYAPSWEGFSGVRVLALPGDPSFAAHHGVYLADQQGTVKDIIYRGSSEEIQRASLPDGNVPMVSGVVFFSSSVSERLLQTHVTPPLDGCTYLGLDSGAPPLQISLFLDVVKALCADLTLEQFVNREPEDGRTLEPPQRAALRRGRETLWHTLRGASLTMAYVPGGRYDYLSLSAKDHVTRLTRDTMGNRFILAHVQSRPSVSPGARVINSVLQGDVTVATASVVQHCHLQGPLSLPSGGLLSGLDLQASSHLRRLTLADDLIIQGHRIRLGGLQLTVFSALGARDHLEGSSETILNQDWSHFYARTGIQPEDLWAPGKPHPLLEARLFPALQARGGAVGLDQGGVAWLLGGAGSLERWRGAWRLSLRELLSLTDQEAELRWREELLFLVGRRRVIDTLTSQSDDCLLPCFRAAVLGSQQGELLKTLDSIAAGTLEGAWPGAGPEAGAEACLGVAARALACVADVLVCMAGEGRGGLRSGPAANQAWSPALSLLEEGQVQEGVASLARERELWLHRPDLLVRAARHYEGAGQVLLRRALMSSHWSVSTGPAPVPPLDRWQEVDCPARLDLAGGWSDTPPIAFEHGGSVTNMAVRVDGQRPIGARARRIREPLLLLVSHAGGRDSEVATETVCESLEDLKDHCQPHAPGALLKAVCVCSGLVSLSSQQPLGQQLMERWGGGVELHSWSLLPHGSGLGTSSILAGALLAAVYLITGRSYSPEGLVHAVLHLEQLLTTGGGWQDQVGGLVGGVKVGRSRAALPLRVEVERLTPSQHFLEEVQRHLLLVYTGKTRLARNLLQDVVRSWYARLPSIVQNAHDLVANSEACVRAFTEGSLQGLGACLRRARQQKRQMVPGCEPSSVRLLMEALEPLALGHSLAGAGGGGFLYLLTREPLQRLAVLELLQRTPGLGDFSVHSVELDPEGLSVLSPG; this is encoded by the exons ATGTCAAGTCTCGCGAGATTTGAGTTGTTGACGGAAAAGATTGGTGAGAGCTTGAGAGAGCGAAGGTTCGTATTCTCTGAGAGATTAGTGTTCTCTAAA CCCGTCAGAGGTCCTTGTGGTTTCAGACTGAGGATCTCAGAGACGATGTTGAGCGGACCTGCAGGCTTCAGATGGACCGTCATCATATTAACATGCCAACATAAAGACAGTGTTTATGCCTTTCAAAAAG AGCTGGACCTGCGTCAGACCCGGGGCTCAGTGGGCCCGGGGACCCTGCTCCTGACGGCCTCGGACCCGGAGGAGAGGCTGGGCAGCGGGGGGGCCACGCTCAACGCCCTCCTGGTGGCAGCCGAGCACTTGAGCGCCCGAGCAGGCCACACG GTGGTGACGGCCGATGTCCTGGAACACTCCCACATCCTGGTCCTTCACACG GGCCGGGACTACCCGTGGGGCGGCTGCAGCAGGGCCTTCAGCTGGCTGGCGGAGGAGGCGGCGTCCCCCAGGCTGACGGCCCCGGTGTGCTgtgtggaccagctgctggacCGTCTGGACACCCAG ATCTGCCCGGGATCGCCCCCTGGGGTCTGGGTCTGCAGCACCGACATGCTGCTCAGCCTACCGCTCGACTACG CCCCATCCTGGGAGGGTTTCTCCGGGGTCAGGGTGCTGGCTCTGCCCGGCGACCCCTCCTTCGCTGCCCATCACGGAGTATACCTCGCCGACCAGCAG GGGACGGTGAAGGACATCATCTACAGAGGCAGCAGCGAGGAGATCCAGCGAGCATCCCTGCCTGACGGGAACGTACCCATG GTATCAGGCGTTGTGTTCTTCAGCAGCAGCGTATCAGAGCGCTTGCTGCAGACCCATGTGACCCCTCCTCTGGACGGCTGCACCTACCTGGGCCTGGACTCtggagccccgcccctccaG ATCTCTCTGTTCCTGGACGTGGTGAAGGCACTGTGTGCCGACCTGACTCTGGAGCAGTTTGTCAACAGAGAGCCAGAAGACGGCCGCACTCTGGAACCCCCCCAGCGGGCAGCGCTGAGGCGGGGGCGAGAGACACTGTGGCACACGCTGAGAGGAGCCTCGCTCACAATgg CGTACGTCCCAGGTGGTCGCTATGACTACCTGAGTCTCTCTGCCAAGGACCATGTGACCCGTCTGACCCGCGACACCATGGGGAACCGGTTCATACTGGCCCACGTTCAG AGCCGTCCCTCAGTGAGTCCCGGAGCCAGGGTCATCAACTCCGTCCTCCAGGGAGACGTCACCGTGGCAACCGCCTCTGTGGTACAACATTGTCACCTGCAG ggTCCGCTGAGCCTCCCCTCGGGGGGGCTGCTCTCCGGCCTGGACCTCCAGGCCTCCTCCCACCTCCGGAGGCTGACCCTGGCTGATGACCTCATCATCCAGGGACACAGGATCCGGCTGGGCGGGCTGCAGCTGACGGTGTTCAGCGCTCTGGGCGCCCGCGACCACCTGGAG GGATCCTCTGAGACCATCCTGAACCAGGACTGGAGCCACTTCTACGCACGCACCGGCATCCA GCCAGAGGACCTGTGGGCTCCAGGTAAGCCCCACCCCCTGCTGGAGGCCCGCCTTTTCCCCGCCCTCCaggccagggggggggcagtgggccTGGAccaggggggcgtggcctggctGCTGGGCGGGGCTGGGTCACTGGAGCGGTGGAGAGGGGCATGGCGGCTGTCACTCAGAGAGCTGCTGTCGCTCACCGACCAGGAGGCGGAGCTCCGATGGAGGGAGGAGCTGTTGTTCCTGGTGGGCCGGAGGAGAGTGATTGACACGCTGACCAGCCAATCAGACGACTGCCTGCTGCCCTGCTTCAGAGCAGCAGTCCTAGGCAGCCAACAGGGGGAGCTGCTGAAGACCCTGGACTCCA TTGCTGCAGGCACcctggagggggcgtggccaggggcggggccagaggcGGGGGCGGAGGCGTGTCTGGGCGTGGCCGCTCGCGCCCTGGCCTGTGTGGCGGACGTCCTGGTGTGCatggcgggggaggggaggggcgggcTGCGGAGCGGCCCAGCGGCCAATCAGGCGTGGAGCCCCGCCCTCAGCCTCCTGGAGGAGGGGCAGGTGCAGGAGGGCGTGGCCAGCctggccagggagagagagctctgGCTGCACAG accCGACCTGCTGGTGCGTGCGGCGCGGCACTacgagggggcggggcaggtGCTGCTGCGGCGCGCCCTGATGTCCTCCCATTGGTCGGTCTccacaggccccgcccccgtcccgCCTCTGGACCGCTGGCAGGAGGTGGACTGCCCCGCCCGGCTGGACCTGGCAG GGGGCTGGAGCGACACGCCCCCCATCGCCTTCGAGCATGGCGGCTCGGTCACCAACATGGCGGTCAGGGTGGACGGGCAGCGGCCAATCGGAGCCCGCGCCCGCCGCATCagggagcccctcctcctgttGGTCAGCCATGCCGGGGGGCGGGACAGCGAAGTCGCCACGGAAACCGTGTGTGAAAGTCTGGAGGATCTGAAGGACCACTGTCAGCCTCACGCCCCCG gcgctCTCCtcaaggcagtgtgtgtgtgcagcggccTGGTGTCGCTGAGCTCCCAGCAGCCTCTGGGGCAGCAGCTGATGGAgcgctgggggggaggggtggagctgCACAGCTGGTCCCTGCTGCCCCACGGCTCCGGGCTGG GTACGAGCAGCATCCTGGCGGGGGCGCTGTTGGCTGCGGTCTACCTGATAACCGGCCGCTCCTACAGCCCTGAGGGACTGGTCCACGCCGTGCTGCACCTGGAGCAGCTCCTGACCACAG GTGGAGGCTGGCAGGACcaggtgggggggctggtgggtggggtgaAGGTGGGGCGCTCCCGGGCGGCGCTGCCCCtccgggtggaggtggagcgtCTCACTCCATCACAGCACTTCCTGGAAGAAGTCCAACGGCATCTCCTATTGGTCTACACCGGCAAGACCCGCCTCGCACGCAACCTCCTGCAG GATGTGGTGAGGAGCTGGTACGCCCGCCTGCCTTCCATCGTGCAGAACGCCCACGACCTGGTGGCCAACTCTGAGGCCTGTGTGAGGGCCTTCAcagagg GCTCCCTGCAGGGCCTGGGGGCGTGTCTGCGGCGGGCGCGGCAGCAGAAGAGGCAGATGGTGCCGGGCTGTGAGCCCAGCTCCGTCAGGCTGCTGATGGAGGCGCTGGAGCCGCTGGCGCTGGGCCATAGCCTGGCGGGGGCGGGCGGAGGAGGCTTCCTCTACCTGCTCACCAGGGAGCCCCTGCAACGGCTCGCTGTGTTGGAGCTGCTTCAGCGCACCCCG GGTCTCGGAGACTTCAGTGTGCACAGCGTGGAGCTGGACCCGGAGGGGTTGAGCGTCCTGTCACCCGGCTGA
- the fcsk gene encoding L-fucose kinase isoform X2, translating to MLSGPAGFRWTVIILTCQHKDSVYAFQKELDLRQTRGSVGPGTLLLTASDPEERLGSGGATLNALLVAAEHLSARAGHTVVTADVLEHSHILVLHTGRDYPWGGCSRAFSWLAEEAASPRLTAPVCCVDQLLDRLDTQICPGSPPGVWVCSTDMLLSLPLDYAPSWEGFSGVRVLALPGDPSFAAHHGVYLADQQGTVKDIIYRGSSEEIQRASLPDGNVPMVSGVVFFSSSVSERLLQTHVTPPLDGCTYLGLDSGAPPLQISLFLDVVKALCADLTLEQFVNREPEDGRTLEPPQRAALRRGRETLWHTLRGASLTMAYVPGGRYDYLSLSAKDHVTRLTRDTMGNRFILAHVQSRPSVSPGARVINSVLQGDVTVATASVVQHCHLQGPLSLPSGGLLSGLDLQASSHLRRLTLADDLIIQGHRIRLGGLQLTVFSALGARDHLEGSSETILNQDWSHFYARTGIQPEDLWAPGKPHPLLEARLFPALQARGGAVGLDQGGVAWLLGGAGSLERWRGAWRLSLRELLSLTDQEAELRWREELLFLVGRRRVIDTLTSQSDDCLLPCFRAAVLGSQQGELLKTLDSIAAGTLEGAWPGAGPEAGAEACLGVAARALACVADVLVCMAGEGRGGLRSGPAANQAWSPALSLLEEGQVQEGVASLARERELWLHRPDLLVRAARHYEGAGQVLLRRALMSSHWSVSTGPAPVPPLDRWQEVDCPARLDLAGGWSDTPPIAFEHGGSVTNMAVRVDGQRPIGARARRIREPLLLLVSHAGGRDSEVATETVCESLEDLKDHCQPHAPGALLKAVCVCSGLVSLSSQQPLGQQLMERWGGGVELHSWSLLPHGSGLGTSSILAGALLAAVYLITGRSYSPEGLVHAVLHLEQLLTTGGGWQDQVGGLVGGVKVGRSRAALPLRVEVERLTPSQHFLEEVQRHLLLVYTGKTRLARNLLQDVVRSWYARLPSIVQNAHDLVANSEACVRAFTEGSLQGLGACLRRARQQKRQMVPGCEPSSVRLLMEALEPLALGHSLAGAGGGGFLYLLTREPLQRLAVLELLQRTPGLGDFSVHSVELDPEGLSVLSPG from the exons ATGTTGAGCGGACCTGCAGGCTTCAGATGGACCGTCATCATATTAACATGCCAACATAAAGACAGTGTTTATGCCTTTCAAAAAG AGCTGGACCTGCGTCAGACCCGGGGCTCAGTGGGCCCGGGGACCCTGCTCCTGACGGCCTCGGACCCGGAGGAGAGGCTGGGCAGCGGGGGGGCCACGCTCAACGCCCTCCTGGTGGCAGCCGAGCACTTGAGCGCCCGAGCAGGCCACACG GTGGTGACGGCCGATGTCCTGGAACACTCCCACATCCTGGTCCTTCACACG GGCCGGGACTACCCGTGGGGCGGCTGCAGCAGGGCCTTCAGCTGGCTGGCGGAGGAGGCGGCGTCCCCCAGGCTGACGGCCCCGGTGTGCTgtgtggaccagctgctggacCGTCTGGACACCCAG ATCTGCCCGGGATCGCCCCCTGGGGTCTGGGTCTGCAGCACCGACATGCTGCTCAGCCTACCGCTCGACTACG CCCCATCCTGGGAGGGTTTCTCCGGGGTCAGGGTGCTGGCTCTGCCCGGCGACCCCTCCTTCGCTGCCCATCACGGAGTATACCTCGCCGACCAGCAG GGGACGGTGAAGGACATCATCTACAGAGGCAGCAGCGAGGAGATCCAGCGAGCATCCCTGCCTGACGGGAACGTACCCATG GTATCAGGCGTTGTGTTCTTCAGCAGCAGCGTATCAGAGCGCTTGCTGCAGACCCATGTGACCCCTCCTCTGGACGGCTGCACCTACCTGGGCCTGGACTCtggagccccgcccctccaG ATCTCTCTGTTCCTGGACGTGGTGAAGGCACTGTGTGCCGACCTGACTCTGGAGCAGTTTGTCAACAGAGAGCCAGAAGACGGCCGCACTCTGGAACCCCCCCAGCGGGCAGCGCTGAGGCGGGGGCGAGAGACACTGTGGCACACGCTGAGAGGAGCCTCGCTCACAATgg CGTACGTCCCAGGTGGTCGCTATGACTACCTGAGTCTCTCTGCCAAGGACCATGTGACCCGTCTGACCCGCGACACCATGGGGAACCGGTTCATACTGGCCCACGTTCAG AGCCGTCCCTCAGTGAGTCCCGGAGCCAGGGTCATCAACTCCGTCCTCCAGGGAGACGTCACCGTGGCAACCGCCTCTGTGGTACAACATTGTCACCTGCAG ggTCCGCTGAGCCTCCCCTCGGGGGGGCTGCTCTCCGGCCTGGACCTCCAGGCCTCCTCCCACCTCCGGAGGCTGACCCTGGCTGATGACCTCATCATCCAGGGACACAGGATCCGGCTGGGCGGGCTGCAGCTGACGGTGTTCAGCGCTCTGGGCGCCCGCGACCACCTGGAG GGATCCTCTGAGACCATCCTGAACCAGGACTGGAGCCACTTCTACGCACGCACCGGCATCCA GCCAGAGGACCTGTGGGCTCCAGGTAAGCCCCACCCCCTGCTGGAGGCCCGCCTTTTCCCCGCCCTCCaggccagggggggggcagtgggccTGGAccaggggggcgtggcctggctGCTGGGCGGGGCTGGGTCACTGGAGCGGTGGAGAGGGGCATGGCGGCTGTCACTCAGAGAGCTGCTGTCGCTCACCGACCAGGAGGCGGAGCTCCGATGGAGGGAGGAGCTGTTGTTCCTGGTGGGCCGGAGGAGAGTGATTGACACGCTGACCAGCCAATCAGACGACTGCCTGCTGCCCTGCTTCAGAGCAGCAGTCCTAGGCAGCCAACAGGGGGAGCTGCTGAAGACCCTGGACTCCA TTGCTGCAGGCACcctggagggggcgtggccaggggcggggccagaggcGGGGGCGGAGGCGTGTCTGGGCGTGGCCGCTCGCGCCCTGGCCTGTGTGGCGGACGTCCTGGTGTGCatggcgggggaggggaggggcgggcTGCGGAGCGGCCCAGCGGCCAATCAGGCGTGGAGCCCCGCCCTCAGCCTCCTGGAGGAGGGGCAGGTGCAGGAGGGCGTGGCCAGCctggccagggagagagagctctgGCTGCACAG accCGACCTGCTGGTGCGTGCGGCGCGGCACTacgagggggcggggcaggtGCTGCTGCGGCGCGCCCTGATGTCCTCCCATTGGTCGGTCTccacaggccccgcccccgtcccgCCTCTGGACCGCTGGCAGGAGGTGGACTGCCCCGCCCGGCTGGACCTGGCAG GGGGCTGGAGCGACACGCCCCCCATCGCCTTCGAGCATGGCGGCTCGGTCACCAACATGGCGGTCAGGGTGGACGGGCAGCGGCCAATCGGAGCCCGCGCCCGCCGCATCagggagcccctcctcctgttGGTCAGCCATGCCGGGGGGCGGGACAGCGAAGTCGCCACGGAAACCGTGTGTGAAAGTCTGGAGGATCTGAAGGACCACTGTCAGCCTCACGCCCCCG gcgctCTCCtcaaggcagtgtgtgtgtgcagcggccTGGTGTCGCTGAGCTCCCAGCAGCCTCTGGGGCAGCAGCTGATGGAgcgctgggggggaggggtggagctgCACAGCTGGTCCCTGCTGCCCCACGGCTCCGGGCTGG GTACGAGCAGCATCCTGGCGGGGGCGCTGTTGGCTGCGGTCTACCTGATAACCGGCCGCTCCTACAGCCCTGAGGGACTGGTCCACGCCGTGCTGCACCTGGAGCAGCTCCTGACCACAG GTGGAGGCTGGCAGGACcaggtgggggggctggtgggtggggtgaAGGTGGGGCGCTCCCGGGCGGCGCTGCCCCtccgggtggaggtggagcgtCTCACTCCATCACAGCACTTCCTGGAAGAAGTCCAACGGCATCTCCTATTGGTCTACACCGGCAAGACCCGCCTCGCACGCAACCTCCTGCAG GATGTGGTGAGGAGCTGGTACGCCCGCCTGCCTTCCATCGTGCAGAACGCCCACGACCTGGTGGCCAACTCTGAGGCCTGTGTGAGGGCCTTCAcagagg GCTCCCTGCAGGGCCTGGGGGCGTGTCTGCGGCGGGCGCGGCAGCAGAAGAGGCAGATGGTGCCGGGCTGTGAGCCCAGCTCCGTCAGGCTGCTGATGGAGGCGCTGGAGCCGCTGGCGCTGGGCCATAGCCTGGCGGGGGCGGGCGGAGGAGGCTTCCTCTACCTGCTCACCAGGGAGCCCCTGCAACGGCTCGCTGTGTTGGAGCTGCTTCAGCGCACCCCG GGTCTCGGAGACTTCAGTGTGCACAGCGTGGAGCTGGACCCGGAGGGGTTGAGCGTCCTGTCACCCGGCTGA
- the pclaf gene encoding PCNA-associated factor — MVRTKADSVPGSYRKAVAATAPRKSLGSSTSGNNGSGGSSSCAPGTPAKGKYAGGNPVCPRPTPDWQKGIGDFFGGPGRVPEKENQLPLVEEGEAGGSGTSKASRRSRPLPEEEDE, encoded by the exons ATGGTCCGGACGAAAGCGGACAGCGTCCCGGGCAGCTACAGAAAAG CCGTCGCAGCCACGGCGCCTCGGAAGTCTCTGGGCTCGTCCACTTCCGGTAACAAcggcagcggcggcagcagcagctgtgcTCCCGGTACCCCCG CTAAGGGGAAGTATGCAGGGGGTAACCCTGTGTGCCCGAGGCCGACCCCGGACTGGCAGAAGGGCATCGGGGACTTCTTCGGGGGGCCGGGGCGGGTCCCCGAGAAGGAGAACcagctccccctggtggaggagggggaggcgggtggCAGCGGCACCTCCAAGGCCAGCAGGAG GTCCCGACCCctgccggaggaggaggatgaatga
- the LOC115551098 gene encoding G1/S-specific cyclin-D2: MELLCLEAAVRARPDPVLLGDQRVLQSLLSIEERFLPQVPYFKLFQKELQPYMRRMVATWMLEVCEEQKCEEEVFPLAMNYLDRFLAVVPTQKRNLQLLGAVCMFLASKLKETRPLTAEKLCIYTDNSISPGELLDWELVVLAKLKWNLAAVTPNDFIEHIVRRLPLTEEKLTLVRKHVTTFIALCATDFNFAMYPPSMIATGSVGAAVSGLQLEMAGGRGHCLTALLAKITNTEVDLLKACQEHIERVLVSSLLEGRQQQQTQPSEKGLEEQDQASTPTDVRDVDL; the protein is encoded by the exons ATGGAGCTGCTATGCCTGGAGGCGGCGGTGCGGGCCCGGCCCGACCCCGTGCTGCTGGGCGACCAGCGGGTCCTGCAGAGCCTGCTCAGCATCGAGGAGCGCTTCCTCCCCCAGGTCCCCTACTTCAAGCTCTTCCAGAAGGAGCTCCAACCCTACATGAGGAGGATGGTGGCCACCTGGATGCTTGAG GTCTGCGAGGAGCAGAAGTGTGAGGAGGAGGTTTTCCCGCTGGCCATGAACTACCTGGACCGCTTCCTGGCCGTGGTCCCGACCCAGAAGAGGAACCTGCAGCTGCTGGGCGCCGTGTGCATGTTCCTGGCCTCCAAGCTGAAGGAGACGCGGCCGCTGACGGCCGAGAAGCTCTGCATCTACACGGACAACTCCATCAGCCCGGGCGAGCTGCTG gaCTGGGAGCTGGTGGTTCTGGCTAAGCTGAAGTGGAACCTGGCCGCGGTGACGCCGAACGACTTCATCGAGCACATCGTGAGACGCCTGCCGCTCACAGAGGAGAAGCTCACACTCGTACGCAAACACGTGACCACCTTCATCGCCCTCTGCGCCACAG ACTTTAACTTCGCCATGTACCCCCCCTCCATGATCGCCACGGGCAGCGTGGGCGCGGCCGTCAGCGGACTGCAGCTGGAgatggcgggggggcggggccactgcCTCACCGCCCTGCTCGCCAAGATCACCAACACAGAAGTG gacctGCTGAAGGCGTGTCAGGAGCACATAGAGCGTGTGTTGGTGAGCAGCCTCCTTGAgggccggcagcagcagcagacacagCCCAGCGAAAAGGgcctggaggagcaggaccAGGCCTCCACCCCCACAGACGTCCGCGACGTCGACTTATGA